A window of Bacillus sp. DX3.1 genomic DNA:
ACCCTTCCCGCCATCAATGACAATTAAATCAGGAAGTGGCAAACTCTCCTTGAGAGCACGCGTATAACGACGACGTACTACTTCTCGCATAGATTCATAATCATCTGGTCCTTGTACTGTTTTAATTTTATATTTCCGATACTCTTTTTTCGCTGGTTTTCCATCAATAAAGACAATCATTGCTGAAACAGGATTCGTTCCTTGTATGTTCGAATTATCAAACGCTTCAATGCGATAAGGTGTTTCAATCGCCAGCTGCACTCCTAAATTTTCAACAGCCTTAATCGTACGTTCTTCATCACGTTCAATTAAATAAAATTTCTCCTGCAAAGCGATTTTCGCATTCTTGATCGCTAACTCAACAAGCTCCTTTTTCTTTCCACGCTTTGGCTGTGTCGCTTCCACTTCTAAAAATGTTTCTATCAATTGAGGGTCAATATTACTTGATACAACAATTTCTTTCGGCTTAAAGTGATTGCTTTGCTCATAAAACTGTCCAATAAATGTTAAAAATCCTTCTGCTGGTTCGTCATAAATCGGAAACATAGAGACATCCCGTTCAATCAACTTTCCTTTTCGAATGAAGAAAACTTGTACGCACATCCACCCTTTATCAACCGCATAGCCAAAGACATCTCGGTCAACTAAATCGCTCATAATCATCTTCTGCTTTTCCATAATGGCATCCATATGAGCAATTTGATCACGCAGCTCTTTTGCACGTTCAAACTCTAATTTTTCCGATGCTTCATACATTTTCACTTCTAGTTCCGATCGTACTTCTTTATGACCACCATTTAAAAACTTTGTAATTTCATCCACAATTTCTTTATTTTGTTCAGCTGTTACGTCTTGAACGCAAGGTGCCAAACATTGTCCCATATGATAATATAAACAAACTTTATCAGGCATGTTGTTACACTTACGAAGTGGATACATCCGGTCAAGCAGCTTTTTCGTTTCATATGCTGACTGTGAATTCGGATAAGGACCAAAATATTTCCCTTTATCTTTTTTCACATTTCTCGTAATCAGTAAACGTGGTTGTTTTTCTGCTGTAATTTTAATAAATGGATATGTCTTATCGTCTTTTAATTTAATGTTATATCGTGGATCATACTTTTTAATTAAGTTTAATTCTAAAATAAGTGCCTCTAAATTCGACGAGGTGACAATATATTCAAAGTCCACAATTTCTCCGACGAGACGTAATGTTTTTTCATCGTGTGAGCCAGTAAAATACGAGCGCACACGATTTTTTAAGACTTTTGCCTTGCCGACATAAATCACCGTTCCTTGTTTATCTTTCATTAAATAACAGCCCGGCTGATCTGGTAAAATCGCTAATTTTTCTTTTAAATGCTTGTGCACTCACTTTCTCCTCTCTTACTTTTTCCACTTATATAAAACTATTTTATGATAAACAGGATCAGATAATCGATTGGAATAAAAGACAGCTTCCTTTTCAACCTGTCCTTCTATATTGATCCCTTGCTTTTGAAATCCTTCAATGAGATGATTCGTAACGTATATCGTATCATTTTTATGATATTTTTTATCTTGTAAAAAATAGGAATATGTGTAAAAACGTTTATGATCATATGGCATTTGCAAATATTCCATAACCCTCGTCTCTTCCCACGTGTATACAATAAACGGCTGTTGTCTTTCCTTTAAATATGACGCAAGCTGATACGTTGCCGGCACCTCCACTTGTTGTTCCTTCATAAGCGGTATACTCATCATAAGTTGGCTGGTTGCAAACAACAACAATAAAATACCACGATTCCTTTTTAACCAAGAAATAGCAAGTACGCAAAGTAACATCGCTACAATCGGATAAGAATGACGAGGTTTATCAATATTTTGTCCAAGTAAATTCCAAAGAAAATATACACTTGCAAGAGCGATTAAAACCTTTGGATAGCAACGTATGTTCTTCCATTGTAAAACAAATAGAAACAAAAAGAAAAGAAAGAAACCTGTGAGGAAGTATGAATGCATGCCAATTCCTGCAAATACAATGTTTTCGGAAAGTAAACGAAAAAGACGTGAAATAAATGGCTCACTTGTTTCTGTAACCGCTCCGCCCCATTCGGTAAAATGACCTTCTACAAATCCGAAAGAGATTTTCCATACCCCCGTTATTCCACCGATATTCCAAATAAGTGCACCAATCCAAACGAGCTGTGAAAGAACAGCTGTGCAAAATAGGATAATACACCGCCATTTCTCTTCATGCCATTGCTGCCATAATAACAAAATAAGCGCTATCCCAAATGGTGCATATGATAAGCGTATACCCATTAATAGTGCAAAGAAAATTACTGGCCAAAATTGAGCTTGAAAATTCTTTGTACGAAAAGCTCGTTCTACACTCCATATATACCACCATACGATCGCTAACGCTGCTCCTTCTGACATAGGCTGCGTTACTAAAATAGAGAAATAGCCGCTCGTTTGTAATACAGCGACCACAATTAAAGCACTCGTCTGGCTTACATAACGACGTGCCACCCTATACATCGGAAATGCCGCACTTAGTGCCATAATTGCATTAAAAACTCCTAAGGATTTCACTGGATTTTCTATAAAAAGATGCGTCATCATTCCCCCTAAAATAAAAAAAGGATAGCCTGGGAAATGGGGCTGCATCGCTAATATGTCATATTGTTTTAGTGCAAGCGCAAAATCAACTTCGTCCCACGTTGCAGCAAACGGACTCGCATAGAAAAACCGAATACAAATCGCACTTGTAAACAGGACAACGGCCCATATACGTAATACTTGTTTCATCTCATTTCCTTTCTGCAAAAAAAGTACAAGGAAACTCCTTGTACTTTTAGCTTACTGACTTATTTTTTTCGATTATTGTTTGATTTTTTTTAACAGGCTTTTTAAAGACGATTAACATATACAACACAACAAAATACCCGATATACACAAGTATTTCTTCAAGAGATGGCATTGACGAGTATCCTAAAAATGCTTTTAAGAAAATACCAATATCACCTGAAAGGAGCGGTGCAGTACCATGATCACGCAAATAGTGAGCATAATCAATCGGGTGCTCTGGTAATAACCATGTAATATCGTATACATGTGGCATAACACTGCCGAGTATTTTTAAATCCTGAAGCATAGAAACGCCCTGTACGAGAAGACCAGCTGCAATTAAGACGATAAATGCACCTGTTATTTTAAAGAATACTTTGAGTGAAATACGCATCGTTCCTTTAAAGAATAAGTAGCTAACAACAGCTGCAACGAGTAAACCTGAAATAGCTCCCCAGCCTTTCATCGCTTCTCCGATGTTTCCTCCTGTAATCGCTGCAAAGAAAAACACTGTTTCTACACCTTCTCGAAGTACAACAAGAAAAGAGTGCATAACCATACCAATTACGTTTCCTGCCGTAATATATTGGCTCATTTTATTTTCCATGTTGTCTTTCATATTCTTACTATGTTCTGCCATCCAAAATACCATTTGCGTAAGTAAAATGGCGGAAATGAAAATAATTGATATTTTTAAATA
This region includes:
- the uvrC gene encoding excinuclease ABC subunit UvrC → MHKHLKEKLAILPDQPGCYLMKDKQGTVIYVGKAKVLKNRVRSYFTGSHDEKTLRLVGEIVDFEYIVTSSNLEALILELNLIKKYDPRYNIKLKDDKTYPFIKITAEKQPRLLITRNVKKDKGKYFGPYPNSQSAYETKKLLDRMYPLRKCNNMPDKVCLYYHMGQCLAPCVQDVTAEQNKEIVDEITKFLNGGHKEVRSELEVKMYEASEKLEFERAKELRDQIAHMDAIMEKQKMIMSDLVDRDVFGYAVDKGWMCVQVFFIRKGKLIERDVSMFPIYDEPAEGFLTFIGQFYEQSNHFKPKEIVVSSNIDPQLIETFLEVEATQPKRGKKKELVELAIKNAKIALQEKFYLIERDEERTIKAVENLGVQLAIETPYRIEAFDNSNIQGTNPVSAMIVFIDGKPAKKEYRKYKIKTVQGPDDYESMREVVRRRYTRALKESLPLPDLIVIDGGKGHLAAAGDVLENELGLFIPMAGLVKDDKHRTSHLIIGNPPEPVMLERNSQEFYLLQRIQDEVHRFAITFHRQLHGKSVIQSALDGIPGVGEKRKKVLLKHFGSLKKMKEASVAEIVEAGMPQNIAETIHSYLTDEKTL
- a CDS encoding glycosyltransferase family 39 protein, whose product is MKQVLRIWAVVLFTSAICIRFFYASPFAATWDEVDFALALKQYDILAMQPHFPGYPFFILGGMMTHLFIENPVKSLGVFNAIMALSAAFPMYRVARRYVSQTSALIVVAVLQTSGYFSILVTQPMSEGAALAIVWWYIWSVERAFRTKNFQAQFWPVIFFALLMGIRLSYAPFGIALILLLWQQWHEEKWRCIILFCTAVLSQLVWIGALIWNIGGITGVWKISFGFVEGHFTEWGGAVTETSEPFISRLFRLLSENIVFAGIGMHSYFLTGFFLFFLFLFVLQWKNIRCYPKVLIALASVYFLWNLLGQNIDKPRHSYPIVAMLLCVLAISWLKRNRGILLLLFATSQLMMSIPLMKEQQVEVPATYQLASYLKERQQPFIVYTWEETRVMEYLQMPYDHKRFYTYSYFLQDKKYHKNDTIYVTNHLIEGFQKQGINIEGQVEKEAVFYSNRLSDPVYHKIVLYKWKK
- a CDS encoding FTR1 family protein, translating into MQLQAFLITFREVLEALLIVGIITTYLKRTDSKQFVKYVWVGAGLAVVASYIVALVFQVVFTGFAAMGSEMYLKISIIFISAILLTQMVFWMAEHSKNMKDNMENKMSQYITAGNVIGMVMHSFLVVLREGVETVFFFAAITGGNIGEAMKGWGAISGLLVAAVVSYLFFKGTMRISLKVFFKITGAFIVLIAAGLLVQGVSMLQDLKILGSVMPHVYDITWLLPEHPIDYAHYLRDHGTAPLLSGDIGIFLKAFLGYSSMPSLEEILVYIGYFVVLYMLIVFKKPVKKNQTIIEKNKSVS